One genomic window of Salvia miltiorrhiza cultivar Shanhuang (shh) chromosome 4, IMPLAD_Smil_shh, whole genome shotgun sequence includes the following:
- the LOC131019378 gene encoding separase isoform X2, with the protein MESDTSILSKLQSPSPTGIHALFTSHLHPFTPFFAATVKKPLKSSKSKPPVDLPAIRPLAKQFLSFIHNSLSLIPKRLSESPKMPRTSALELFDSYRLCLDCLQVIAPELSGKPHSVQVQRIRYVHCLEHWDLFKEAEAEGLVVLERLNANAGGGLKGRSGKLKARLVPELSGEGADRELAAIVLEVVVTLVKCASKRKSKVEADYWRVISLVNESEPCFKILDAKDYAKFHHFLETNLHIIAVFLVAEIKSFSVDLIREFSAVTVKEYKKSCAQDQIYKVALKICSSLFSQRDELSADIILDVLKHVLDFMAAECKDGAEKTALGFLELVCYCANKCQSATVVLCDPVALYLYRLAESFSQDFIFISSILNLYASGLLGSSSNQLKEEDTEKGGTSLQVLLNNTRLQQVALSINWLNEQFDSAGKEKSSYEQGISHLPYWEALKFFCLKLAEFIYFNRKEIFSEAETASCWKNLSGIHDAFRQYCHIFLDLLSATEREKVTSGDNHKVISVVVVAALMLSFEINQNIKESTLSVKHVISAQWIPIKRLKYLYVSLNNIAVILKSKKRLKEAFKALKMCCKALWNYVVDLCKVETTKSHVAQDDMSEKSIADFVMEASDKVAFLMQLNQEGDFKVNGIIRESIICWSNSENLIATLPTPASLIKEWVKIQYKMSDDTEHEVMLYSLLSSSKEISKRALGKILEEELCAYDEKSYLNPRYSLRMKMKVINVLLEEIYVTKDSIVKKCRVLIQKAKSLRALGLERLDECIQCLSDAVSTLKLIYGSRRSCSSQTHHLLVHAYLLRALYTQEAAPQSMVLLPGSGFLDDIRDALNLCLHPDHCHDDEQYEDMLYLWYRLIDFLSIKGYLEIHPRLYDVVIKLFNKKNIHFAKTLAELWKNKRLSHALCASPVNHMFIGTFSKHESQLCNSSIFWSKCMEELQPLVVGFHHINNEIKQAASDLISSVQMTSCTSFLSSNLYYDLSARLISSGQMIEALAYAKEAHRLRSKLLQQKFEYSVEKVAETFEVKGELIEKSYYGVQTFKVNDFVVTKGSCDYEGCVLTPWNVLSCYLESILQVGFVQEILGNVSEAEMLLQWGRNVAQFQNLPLFEISFSCLLGKLYRKQKLWSLSEKELSSAKKGLADNLDNISCKKCLWMWEISINQQLGDLFLSGSCCNEEPPSPKTLSSAKGLYKLVLDKLNLSDWGTLYSTSEESLANDKSESKVEPRRSRRTKKEMKPASQKQDYVCGHNRRVTRSVHRSVVETHEIEPGDKETGPSSSLATEHLRSFDSKNFSADLQSEIRSLCNKMKCWQCLHGAGECSNLSIFICMNWELVHRKLSLRLLISIGKFSGTFGHVHEAHETLLQSLSIFVSRNSYCSKHSSDSLLFLIESVGKYYPGDALAVERATLLYFICWFIVKNNCYQATSIPSSNRNFCCELSSIGTVRVLSLLKVSFILCRDVPLLLQKVSRLLTAIYVLSTSLEQFSLSSNEQGSESQWASFFHQASLGTQLNQQFLSGIMQKKQSQSATDSEDSSLPDSVLDIHGLPHSLRPAPESCKDLEEFVLDFFQGLPSTPIICISLVSGADASLLKELLHCSPKVQAWILLSHLSSDNQHVVLLPVHEILKEASDEDASSSSVIFNCKDFVKQWQCPWVSSVIDDIAPVFRHVLEGNYYSSSEYFLEYIKENTSLWWTQRNKLNECLCKFLQDMEDLWLGTWKYLLLGIWPSFNSLDSIQKSLSQDEMDLLQLVVTKKCYVGLRSEATSGSSSQFENMMELLFSRMLEMSDNVDQVECINGKPIILVLDIEVQMLPWECLPILRNQEVYRMPSIGSIFATLDRHCENQNRLETSVPVFPLIDPLDSYYLLNPDGDLSRTQVEFENWFKNQDIIEGRIGTVPTVEELSLALKGHDLFIYFGHGSGTQYIPGHEIQKLDGCAATLLLGCSSGSLYLKGSYMPQGAPLSYILAGSPVIVANLWEVTDKDIDRFGKAMLNAWLRERSAASSECAQCMPTKCIHRPRIASFMAQARDACTLGFLIGASPVCYGVPTGIIKRKAL; encoded by the exons ATGGAATCGGACACATCTATCCTCTCCAAACTCCAATCTCCATCGCCAACCGGCATCCACGCCCTCTTCACATCCCATCTCCACCCTTTCACTCCTTTCTTCGCCGCCACCGTCAAAAAGCCGCTCAAATCTTCCAAATCTAAACCCCCAGTTGATCTCCCTGCTATCCGCCCCCTCGCCAAACAGTTCTTATCGTTCATACAcaactccctctctctcatcccCAAGCGTCTCTCCGAGTCTCCTAAAATGCCCCGAACTTCCGCCCTGGAATTGTTCGACAGCTATCGCCTCTGCCTCGACTGCCTCCAAGTCATCGCGCCGGAGCTCTCCGGAAAACCGCATTCGGTTCAAGTTCAGAGGATTCGGTATGTTCATTGCTTGGAGCATTGGGATTTGTTCAAAGAAGCGGAGGCCGAGGGTTTGGTGGTACTGGAGAGGTTAAATGCGAATGCAGGAGGTGGATTGAAAGGTAGGTCGGGGAAATTGAAGGCGCGTTTGGTTCCTGAATTGAGTGGGGAGGGCGCTGATCGAGAACTTGCCGCTATAGTTTTGGAGGTCGTTGTGACCTTAGTAAAATGTGCCTCTAAGAGGAAGAGCAAAGTGGAAGCTGATTACTGGAGAGTAATTTCCTTGGTGAATGAATCCGAGCCGTGTTTCAA GATATTGGATGCAAAGGACTACGCGAAATTCCACCATTTCTTGGAGACAAATCTTCATATAATTGCTGTATTTTTAGTAGCAGAAATAAAATCATTCAGTGTGGATTTGATACGTGAGTTCTCCGCAGTCACCGTGAAAGAGTACAAGAAATCATGTGCTCAAGATCAAATATACAAG GTTGCACTTAAGATTTgttcttctctattctctcagAGAGACGAGCTGTCCGCTGACATCATACTTGATGTGTTAAAACATGTCCTAGATTTTATGGCTGCTGAATGCAAG GATGGAGCCGAAAAAACAGCTTTGGGTTTTCTGGAACTTGTGTGTTATTGTGCAAATAAATGCCAAAGTGCAACTGTTGTTTTATGTGATCCAGTTGCTCTATATCTGTATAGATTAGCAGAATCTTTTAGTCAG GATTTCATCTTCATCAGTTCTATTCTCAATCTGTACGCAAGTGGATTATTAGGAAGCTCATCAAATCAGTTGAAAGAGGAAGACACTGAAAAAGGTGGAACTTCTCTTCAGGTGTTGCTCAATAACACGAGGCTTCAACAAGTGGCTCTTTCTATCAATTGGTTGAACGAGCAGTTTGATAGTGCTGGCAAAGAGAAGAGTTCCTATGAACAAGGAATTTCACATTTACCATACTGGGAAGCACTCAAATTTTTTTGTTTGAAATTAGCagagtttatttattttaataggaAGGAAATATTCTCTGAGGCAGAGACTGCTTCCTGTTGGAAAAATTTAAGTGGGATCCATGACGCATTTCGTCAATATTGCCATATCTTCCTTGATCTTCTCAG TGCTactgagagagagaaagtgacatCTGGGGACAATCACAAAGTGATATCTGTTGTAGTTGTGGCTGCTCTTATGCTCTCATTTGAAATAAACCAAAACATAAAG GAGAGTACTCTATCAGTAAAGCATGTTATTTCTGCGCAGTGGATCCCAATTAAGAGGCTTAAGTATCTATATGTTTCTCTTAATAACATAGCAGTGATATTGAAGAGTAAAAAGCGCCTGAAAGAG GCTTTTAAAGCTTTAAAAATGTGCTGTAAAGCTTTATGGAATTATGTTGTAGATCTTTGTAAAGTAGAGACGACCAAATCACATGTGGCTCAAGATGACATGTCAGAAAAGTCTATTGCAGATTTTGTCATGGAGGCATCTGATAAAGTTGCTTTTCTTATGCAACTTAATCAAGAAGGTGATTTCAAGGTGAATGGGATCATTAGAGAAAGTATTATATGCTGGTCAAATTCAGAGAATTTGATTGCAACACTACCAACTCCTGCGTCTTTGATAAAGGAATGGGTAAAG ATACAATATAAAATGTCGGATGACACAGAGCATGAAGTAATGCTGTATTCATTGCTTTCATCTTCTAAAGAAATATCTAAAAGGGCACTTGGAAAAATATTGGAAGAG GAGCTTTGTGCATACGATGAAAAGAGCTACTTGAATCCAAGATACAGTCTCAGAATGAAAATGAAAGTAATCAATGTCCTATTGGAAGAAATTTATGTCACAAAGGACAGTATTGTGAAGAAATGCAGAGTTCTTATACAAAAGGCAAAGTCACTAAGAGCTCTAGGATTAGAGCGACTGGATGAGTGCATTCAGTGTCTGTCAGATGCAGTTTCAACATTG AAGTTGATATATGGCTCAAGAAGAAGCTGCAGTTCTCAGACTCATCATCTCCTCGTACATGCTTACCTTTTACGTGCACTTTATACCCAGGAGGCAGCACCGCAATCAATGGTTTTATTACCTGGAAG TGGTTTTCTTGATGACATTCGTGATGCATTGAATCTCTGCTTGCACCCAGATCATTGCCATGATGATGAACAATATGAAGACATGCTATACTTATGGTATCGACTCATTGATTTCCTATCGATAAAG GGTTATTTGGAAATTCATCCCAGGTTGTATGATGTCGTGATCAAGTTGTTTAACAAGAAGAACATTCACTTTGCAAAAACACTGGCTGAACTCTGGAAAAACAAGAGGCTTAGTCATGCTCTCTGTGCTTCACCTGTAAATCATATGTTTATTGGGACATTCTCTAAGCATGAGAGTCAACTTTGTAACTCTTCCATATTTTGGAGCAAGTGTATGGAGGAGCTGCAGCCTCTTGTTGTTGGTTTCCATCACATCAATAATGAGATTAAACAAGCAGCTTCTGATCTCATTTCCAGT GTTCAAATGACCAGTTGTACAAGCTTTCTTTCATCAAATCTATACTACGACTTGTCTGCAAGACTGATATCAAGTGGACAAATGATTGAG GCTCTTGCATATGCAAAAGAGGCCCATCGCTTACGTAGTAAACTCTTACAACAAAAATTTGAATACTCAGTGGAGAAAGTGGCGGAGACATTTGAGGTGAAAGGGGAGCTCATTGAAAAGAGTTACTATGGTGTGCAGACCTTCAAAGTTAATGATTTTGTGGTGACAAAAGGTTCTTGTGATTATGAGGGCTGCGTCCTTACTCCTTGGAATGTGCTTAGTTGTTATCTCGAAAGCATACTACAG GTTGGATTTGTTCAAGAGATTCTTGGAAACGTATCTGAGGCTGAAATGCTTTTACAGTGGGGTAGAAATGTGGCCCAGTTTCAGAATTTGCCACTTTttgaaatttctttttcttgtctATTGG GAAAGCTATACCGCAAACAAAAGCTTTGGAGCCTATCTGAAAAAGAATTGTCCAGTGCTAAGAAAGGACTAGCAGACAATCTTGATAACATCTCCTGCAAAAAATGTTTATGGATGTGGGAAATATCCATTAATCAACAACTTGGGGATTTATTCTTGAGCGGTTCTTGCTGTAATGAAGAGCCTCCTTCTCCAAAGACGTTGTCTAGTGCCAAAGGATTGTACAAATTAGTACTAGACAAGCTAAATCTTTCTGACTGGGGGACTTTGTACTCTACTTCTGAAGAATCTCTTGCAAATGATAAATCTGAAAGTAAAGTTGAACCAAGAAGATCTAGAAggacaaaaaaagaaatgaaacctGCTTCTCAGAAACAGGACTATGTATGTGGTCATAATCGTAGGGTTACTCGGTCTGTCCATCGCTCTGTAGTAGAAACCCATGAGATTGAACCAGGTGACAAAGAAACCGGTCCCTCTTCTAGTTTAGCCACTGAGCATCTGAGGAGTTTTGATTCAAAAAACTTTTCTGCTGATCTTCAAAGTGAAATCAGATCTCTTTGCAACAAAATGAAATGTTGGCAGTGTCTTCATGGAGCTGGTGAATGCAGCAATTTAAGCATATTCATATGCATGAACTGGGAGCTTGTTCACAGAAAGCTTTCTTTAAGATTACTTATAAGCATAG GAAAATTTTCTGGCACTTTTGGCCATGTTCATGAAGCACATGAAACTCTGTTACAAAGTTTATCAATTTTCGTCAGTAGAAATTCATATTGTTCGAAGCATTCTTCAGATTCCCTTCTTTTCCTAATTGAGTCGGTTGGGAAGTATTATCCTGGAGATGCATTGGCTGTTGAACGTGCAACACTCCTTTACTTTATTTGCTGGTTCATTGTAAAAAATAATTGTTACCAGGCTACCAG CATTCCCTCATCAAACAGAAACTTCTGCTGTGAGCTTTCTAGCATTGGGACAGTAAGGGTGCTTTCCTTGCTGAAGGTGTCCTTTATACTATGTCGTGATGTTCCTTTACTTCTCCAAAAA GTCTCCAGGTTGCTTACAGCCATATATGTGCTTTCGACATCATTGGAGCAATTTTCTTTATCTTCAAATGAGCAAGGTTCTGAAAGTCAGTGGGCTTCTTTCTTCCATCAAGCTTCACTTGGCACTCAACTTAACCAGCAATTCTTATCTGGGATAATGCAAAAGAAACAAAGTCAAAGTGCTACAGATTCTGAG GATTCCTCTCTTCCAGACTCTGTTTTAGACATTCACGGTTTACCTCACTCCCTCAG GCCTGCACCTGAGTCTTGCAAGGACCTGGAAGAATTTGTGTTAGATTTTTTTCAGGGCCTGCCATCAACTCCGATCATCTGCATTAGCTTGGTGTCAGGTGCTGATGCTAGTTTGCTTAAAGAACTCCTGCATTGTTCTCCAAAAGTTCAAGCATGGATTCTGTTATCCCATTTGAGTTCGGATAACCAACATGTTGTACTTCTTCCTGTGCATGAAATTTTGAAAG AAGCTTCAGATGAAGATGCCAGTTCCAGCTCAGTTATCTTCAACTGCAAAGATTTTGTGAAGCAATGGCAGTGTCCTTGGGTCTCCTCTGTGATCGATGACATAGCCCCAGTATTTAGACATGTACTGGAAGGAAATTACTATTCATCCTCAGAGTATTTCCTAGAATATATTAAAGAAAACACATCTCTGTGGTGGACGCAGAGGAACAAACTTAATGAATGCCTCTGCAAATTTTTGCA AGATATGGAGGACTTGTGGCTTGGTACTTGGAAATATTTGCTTTTGGGGATTTGGCCAAGCTTCAACTCTCTGGACTCTATACAGAAAAGCCTTTCCCAAGATGAGATGGATCTTTTGCAGCTTGTTGTAACAAAAAAATGCTATGTTGGCCTCAGGTCAGAGGCAACTTCTGGATCATCTAGTCAATTTGAAAATATGATGGAGTTATTGTTCAGTAGAATGCTTGAAATGTCCGATAACGTAGACCAGGTTGAATGCATCAATGGAAAGCCAATCATCTTGGTTTTGGATATTGAGGTGCAG ATGCTTCCATGGGAGTGTCTACCAATATTGAGAAATCAGGAGGTTTACCGAATGCCTTCCATTGGTAGCATTTTTGCAACACTTGACAGGCACTGCGAAAACCAAAATCGATTAGAGACAAGCGTTCCGGTCTTTCCTCTTATAGATCCCCTGGATTCATATTATTTATTGAACCCAGATGGTGATCTTAGTAGAACACAGGTTGAATTTGAGAATTGGTTCAAAAATCAAGACATAATAGAG GGAAGAATTGGAACTGTGCCCACAGTTGAGGAACTCTCTCTTGCCTTAAAAGGCCACGACCTCTTCATCTATTTTGGTCATGGAAGTG GTACACAATACATCCCCGGGCACGAGATTCAGAAATTGGACGGTTGCGCTGCCACTCTACTTCTGGGATGCAGCAGCGGATCCCTTTACCTCAAAGGATCCTACATGCCTCAAGGGGCTCCACTCTCTTACATACTGGCAGGCTCTCCTGTTATTGTTGCCAATCTGTGGGAGGTTACGGATAAAGACATCGACAGGTTTGGGAAGGCGATGCTCAACGCGTGGTTGAGAGAGCGATCAGCAGCTTCATCCGAGTGTGCACAATGTATGCCCACAAAATGTATTCATAGACCAAGGATTGCTTCATTTATGGCTCAAGCTCGAGATGCTTGCACTCTTGGTTTTCTCATTGGAGCATCACCAGTTTGTTATGGTGTTCCAACAGggataataaaaagaaaagccTTATag